Genomic window (Acidimicrobiales bacterium):
AGAGGAACGAGCCCGCCGAGGCGATGCCGTTGATGTTGGTCACGCCCGCGGTGGGCGCCAGTGCGGTCGAGGCCGTGCCGTCGGCCAGCGACACGCGGATGACGCGGTCGCCGTTGGAGGAGCCGGACCCCACGACCCACAGCGTCTGGTCGTCGACAGCCAGGTCGCCCAAGCTGGATGCCAACGACGACGGAACCGTCGTGAGCGTGGTTGTGGCGCCGGTTTCCCGGTTCATGCGGTACACGACGAGGTTCTTCGACGTGTAGAGGTAGCCGTCCCTGGCGAGGACGACGCCGGTCCCGCCATAACCGAGCATTGTCGTGGCCCCCGTGGCGATCGAGGTCCGCCGGACGTAGGTGTTCGGGTACTCGCTGCAGGTGCTGTAGACGTACACGCCGTCGGTGGCGAGCTGGCTCGGCGACGATCCGAATCGCGAGGCGGCGCCGGACGTGCCGTCCGTGCAGCCGGTGCTCGTCGAGCCCGCCAGCGTCGTGGTGGCGCCCGTCGAGAGGTCGACCTGCCGGATGTGCCCGGAGGTCGCCACGAATGCTCGGTTGCCGTCAATCGCCACCCCGCCCATTGACGAGTAGAACGAGGCGCCGGTGCCGGTGCCGTCGGTATTCGCCGAGGCACTGTTGCCCGCCACCGTCGTCGTCGCCGCCGGGTTGAGCTCGACCGTCGTGGTCTCGTACGGGCTGAAGCCGAAGTCGGCCTCGACGGCAGCCGTGCCGACGGCCACCACGACGTCCTGCACGCTGGGCGTGGAGGGAACGGTCCTGGCCGGTCGGGCACTGGCGGCGACGGCTGCGCGATACGAACCTGGTGCGACGTGCGCGAACCGATACGCACCCGCCGCATCGGTCGTCCGGGTGCCGTGGTCGACGTCGTCAGCCGTACCCAAGGCCCCGTCGATGCCTGCTTCCGAGAGCGAGACGATGACGCCACTCACGCCCGGCTCACCCGAATCGGCAGCCCGGTCGCCGTCGGAGTCGAGCCACACCAGGTCGCCGATGGAGGCGGCCCAGCGGAAGCCGAAGTCGGCGGTGGTGACCGAGCCGTGGGGCGCCACGTCGACGTCGACGTCGGCCGGCGGGGCGGCACCCGCCGGGGCGGCGCCGCCGTCGGCGCGGACGCGGTAGGCGCCCGGTGCCACGTTGTCGAACGAGTAGGTGCCCGCCGCACCGCTGGCCGTGGTGGCCACCACGACGTCGTCGGCAGTGCCGCAGGTGCCGTCGGGACCGGGGCTCGACAGGCTCAGCGTCACTCCGGACAGCCCGTTCTCCCCCGCGTCCTGTTCACCGTCGGCGTCGGTGTCGAACCACACCCGGTCGCCCACCGAGCCCGTCCAGCGGAAGCCGAAGTCGGCGTCGGCCACTGCGGTGCCCGCCGCCAGCACGACGTCGCGGTTCACCGGCGTCGTGGCCGCCGTGCCCGCGGGGGCGCTCGACGGCGAGACCTGCACCCGGTAGGTGCCCGCCGCCAGGCGCGGGAAGAGGTAGGCGCCGGACGCGTCGGTTGTCGCGGTGGCCGACTCCACATCGTCGAGCGTGCCGAGGGTGGCGTCGGGCCCCGGCGTGAACAGCCGCACGGTGACGCCCGACAGGCCGCTCTCGCCCGCGTCCTGGGCGCCGTCGGCGTCGGCGTCGAGCCACACCCGGTCTCCGATCGAGCCGGTATGGCGCACCGCGAAGTCGACGTCGGCGCGCGCCTGGCCCGGGCCGAGCACCAGCGTCGTGGGGTTGGCGGCGGCGCCCGCCACCGTGGTGCCTGCGGGCAACGACGCCGCGTCGACGCTCACCCGGTAGGTGCCCGCGGGCAGGCTCGTGAAGGCATAGGCCCCGGACGCCGGCGTCGTCTGCTCCGGGCGCGTCACGTCGTCGGCGGTCCCCAGTTGGGCGTCGGCGCCCGCCTCGACGAGGGCGACGCGTGCGCCGGCGATGCCGCTCTCACCGGCGTCGAACGTGCCGTCGCCGTCGGAGTCGAGCCACACCAGGTCGCCGATGGAGGCGTTGTTCTGCCGGACGCCGAAGTCGACAGTCGTGTTCGTCTGGCTTAGGCCAAGCGTCAATGTTCGGGGGTTCGCCGTCGTGGAGGCGAAGCCGCTCGGCACCGCGATCGTCACGGTGTACGTGGCGGGCGCAAGCCCTGTGAAGGCGTAGGTACCGGTCGCACTCGTCAACGTGGTTCCAACGGTCGTTCCGCCGTTGGCCAGCGTGACGGCCACACCCGCCTGCCCCAGCTCTCCCGCGTCGTGCGTTCCGTTCCCATTGGCGTCGTTGAAGACAAGGTCCCCGATCGATGCGTTCGACGGCGCCAGGCCGAAGTTCTTGCCCGTAGCTGCTTGCCCGTTGGCCAACACGACCGTGAGCGGGTTCGGAGAGGAGGCGAAGAACGCACTCGGCACGGTGACCCGTACCGAGTACGTCGCCGGGCCCAGCTTCGTGAACGAGTAAGCGCCCGTCGACGAGGAGGTCGTCGAGCCGACGGTCGTCGACCCGTTGAGGAGCGCGACAGCGACGCCCGCCAAGCCGGCCTCGGTGGTTTCCTTCGTGCCGTTGCCGTTGGCGTCGTTGAACACCGTCCCGGCGATCGACGCGTTGTTCGCCGCAATCGCCACGTCGGGCGGCGCCAGCACGAGGAGGGACGCGGCAATGGCCACGACGACGGACACCGACACCGAACGGCGGGCACGGCGAACCAGCGCCCCACCGACAATTGAATCCCGCGTCACGACCTGCCTCCTCAGAGCGGAGGCAGTCTCCCGCCACGCCCGCGTTGCCCCAACGACACTGTGGCGACACGAGGCGCCGGCGGCTATAGCCCGTTCGGGCTATTTATGAGCGACTGCCGCTCAGCGGCCGGTGAACGTGGCCTTGCCGGGGCCGTTCTCCAGGAACGACTTGATGCCGATGGTGGCGTCGTCGGTACGGAACGACTCCACGAAGGCGTCCTGCTCGACGGCCATGCCGTCGGCCAGCGACCCGTCGAGGCCGCGCTGCACGGCCTGCTTCATCAGCCCCTGGGCGACGACGGCGCCGCGGGCCAACTCCCCCGCCCACGCCAGCGCGGCGTCGAGCACCTCGGCGGCGGGCACCACCCGGTCGACCAGGCCGATGCGCAGGGCTTCGGCGGCGTCGACCTGCCGGCCGCTGTAGAGCAGGTCCTTGGCTCGGGAGGGGCCGACCAGCCGGGGCAGGCGCTGGGTGCCGCCGCCGCCGGGGATGATGCCCAGCAGCACCTCGGGCTGGCCCAGCTTGGCGTTGTCGGCCACCAGCCGGAAGTCGCACCCCAGCGCCAACTCGCACCCGCCGCCCAAGGCGTAGCCGGTGATCGCCGCAATGGTGGCCCGGGGGATGGCCTCCAGCGCTTCGAGCGCCCGCACGAACAGGGCGCCGACGACACGGGCCTCGTCGGGGCCGCCGAAGCGGCTGATGTCGGCACCTGCGGCGAAGAGCCGCTCGCCGCCCCACACCACGACCGCGCCCGGCGGGTCGGCGGCCAACTCCTTGGCCGCGGCCTCCAACTGCTCCAACAGCTCGGGGCTGAGGGCGTTCATCTTGGGGCGGTCAAGGCGCACGACGGCCACGCCGTCGTCGCGCCGGTCAACGGTGACGAACTGTTCCGACATGGGCGCCGACGCTACCGCCGGCCCGTTCTGGTCCGGGAATCCCGCGCTCAGGCGCGGGATTCCCGGACCAGAACGTCGGCGGCGCTGTAGGGGTCGGTGCGACGGGCCAGCAGGTCGTCGCGCAGCCGGTCCCACTCCGGGCCCGAGCACCGCTCGAAGGCCGCCTGCTCCAACCGGTGCAGCACGATCTCCCGCAACTCGTCGGCCAGGCGCTTGGCCCGGCGCCGCTCGAACTCCCCGCTTGTGGCGAGGTACTCCCGGTGCGAGCCGACGGCGGCCCACAGATCGTCGACGCCCTCGCCCGACGACGCCACCGTCTTCACGATCGGCACCCGCCACTCCCCCATGTGCATGTTCATGTCGAGCATGTGGTTGAGGTCGCGCTCGGTCTCAGCCGCGCCGGGGCGGTCAGCTTTGTTGATCACGAACAGGTCGGCGATCTCCATGAGGCCCGCCTTGTTCGCCTGCACGGCGTCGCCCCAACCGGGGTTGACCACCACGACCGTGGTGTCGGCGGCGCCTGCGATCTCCACCTCTACCTGGCCCACGCCCACGGTCTCGACCAGCACGACAGGCAGGCCCGCGGCATCGAGCACCCGTACCGCTTCCGGCGTGGCCAGCGACAACCCGCCCAGGTGGCCGCGGGTCGCCATTGACCGGATGAAGACGCCGGCGTCGGTGGCGTGGTCCTGCATGCGCACCCGGTCGCCCAGGATGGCGCCGCCGGTGAACGGCGAGGACGGATCGATGGCCAGCACGCCCACGTCGCTGCCGCCCTTGCGCACGACCCCGATGAGCCGGTCGGTCAACGTCGACTTGCCCGCCCCCGGCGCGCCGGTGATGCCGACGGTATA
Coding sequences:
- a CDS encoding SdrD B-like domain-containing protein, with the translated sequence MTRDSIVGGALVRRARRSVSVSVVVAIAASLLVLAPPDVAIAANNASIAGTVFNDANGNGTKETTEAGLAGVAVALLNGSTTVGSTTSSSTGAYSFTKLGPATYSVRVTVPSAFFASSPNPLTVVLANGQAATGKNFGLAPSNASIGDLVFNDANGNGTHDAGELGQAGVAVTLANGGTTVGTTLTSATGTYAFTGLAPATYTVTIAVPSGFASTTANPRTLTLGLSQTNTTVDFGVRQNNASIGDLVWLDSDGDGTFDAGESGIAGARVALVEAGADAQLGTADDVTRPEQTTPASGAYAFTSLPAGTYRVSVDAASLPAGTTVAGAAANPTTLVLGPGQARADVDFAVRHTGSIGDRVWLDADADGAQDAGESGLSGVTVRLFTPGPDATLGTLDDVESATATTDASGAYLFPRLAAGTYRVQVSPSSAPAGTAATTPVNRDVVLAAGTAVADADFGFRWTGSVGDRVWFDTDADGEQDAGENGLSGVTLSLSSPGPDGTCGTADDVVVATTASGAAGTYSFDNVAPGAYRVRADGGAAPAGAAPPADVDVDVAPHGSVTTADFGFRWAASIGDLVWLDSDGDRAADSGEPGVSGVIVSLSEAGIDGALGTADDVDHGTRTTDAAGAYRFAHVAPGSYRAAVAASARPARTVPSTPSVQDVVVAVGTAAVEADFGFSPYETTTVELNPAATTTVAGNSASANTDGTGTGASFYSSMGGVAIDGNRAFVATSGHIRQVDLSTGATTTLAGSTSTGCTDGTSGAASRFGSSPSQLATDGVYVYSTCSEYPNTYVRRTSIATGATTMLGYGGTGVVLARDGYLYTSKNLVVYRMNRETGATTTLTTVPSSLASSLGDLAVDDQTLWVVGSGSSNGDRVIRVSLADGTASTALAPTAGVTNINGIASAGSFL
- a CDS encoding enoyl-CoA hydratase-related protein; this encodes MSEQFVTVDRRDDGVAVVRLDRPKMNALSPELLEQLEAAAKELAADPPGAVVVWGGERLFAAGADISRFGGPDEARVVGALFVRALEALEAIPRATIAAITGYALGGGCELALGCDFRLVADNAKLGQPEVLLGIIPGGGGTQRLPRLVGPSRAKDLLYSGRQVDAAEALRIGLVDRVVPAAEVLDAALAWAGELARGAVVAQGLMKQAVQRGLDGSLADGMAVEQDAFVESFRTDDATIGIKSFLENGPGKATFTGR
- the meaB gene encoding methylmalonyl Co-A mutase-associated GTPase MeaB yields the protein MRNRDPKELVDAALRGDRSAVARLISTVERGGEPAREVGRLVYPHTGSAYTVGITGAPGAGKSTLTDRLIGVVRKGGSDVGVLAIDPSSPFTGGAILGDRVRMQDHATDAGVFIRSMATRGHLGGLSLATPEAVRVLDAAGLPVVLVETVGVGQVEVEIAGAADTTVVVVNPGWGDAVQANKAGLMEIADLFVINKADRPGAAETERDLNHMLDMNMHMGEWRVPIVKTVASSGEGVDDLWAAVGSHREYLATSGEFERRRAKRLADELREIVLHRLEQAAFERCSGPEWDRLRDDLLARRTDPYSAADVLVRESRA